In Brienomyrus brachyistius isolate T26 chromosome 19, BBRACH_0.4, whole genome shotgun sequence, one DNA window encodes the following:
- the LOC125714846 gene encoding left-right determination factor 2-like, with translation MGPFSAFVLCSAMLAVVEGFTLEDMKEAMLQKVGLNELPRIHKRDVENLVIPPHIKNKYVSLLKQQNKRRRRSLPSLAGILRGIPGNADVSGEVMYSDTHRQRLFFDMETRIPENSEVTMAELKLFKTAPKKQPVPENKNRRPVNNARVSIYWVNILENGSNHTSLVDSRLVPIHETGWKNFDVTQAVHFWSKTQRNRPMHLEVWIEAERPGSYAAELAKGVRFATQSPDDMDAGKPEVVLYTLNTEEFGSRGDCLAGKSNVCCREEHFVNFRELTWTQYWIIEPAGYQAFRCAGGCKKPKRNYGYGVRTCAVVESAPLPMMYLVKKGDYTEIEVAEFPNMIVEKCGCTMDDMIV, from the exons ATGGGTCCATTCAGCGCCTTCGTTCTTTGCTCTGCAATGCTCGCTGTTGTTGAAGGCTTCACGCTGGAGGACATGAAAGAAGCCATGCttcagaaagtaggactaaacgAGCTTCCCAGGATTCACAAGAGGGACGTGGAGAACCTGGTCATCCCACCGCACATCAAGAACAAATACGTCTCCCTGCTTAAACAGCAAAATAAGCGTCGGCGCCGATCACTGCCCAGCTTGGCTGGCATCCTGCGAGGCATCCCGGGAAATGCAG ATGTTTCGGGAGAAGTGATGTACTCAGACACTCACCGGCAGCGACTGTTTTTTGACATGGAGACCAGAATTCCGGAAAACAGTGAAGTGACCATGGCAGAACTAAAACTGTTCAAGACAGCACCGAAAAAGCAGCCAGTTCCCGAAAACAAGAACCGGCGTCCGGTCAACAATGCGAGAGTGAGCATATATTGGGTGAATATACTGGAAAATGGATCAAACCACACTTCTCTCGTAGAttcaag GTTGGTGCCGATTCATGAAACCGGCTGGAAAAATTTTGACGTGACCCAGGCGGTTCATTTTTGGTCTAAAACCCAAAGAAACCGCCCAATGCATCTAGAGGTGTGGATCGAGGCTGAGAGGCCGGGCAGCTACGCTGCGGAGCTGGCCAAAGGCGTAAGGTTCGCCACCCAGAGCCCTGATGACATGGACGCCGGGAAGCCAGAGGTGGTGCTGTACACCCTGAACACGGAGGAATTTGG ttCCCGTGGCGATTGCTTGGCTGGAAAAAGCAATGTCTGCTGTAGGGAAGAGCATTTCGTCAACTTCAGAGAGCTGACGTGGACGCAGTACTGGATTATCGAGCCGGCGGGTTACCAGGCTTTccgctgcgcaggcggctgcaagAAACCAAAGCGCAACTACGGATACGGAGTGCGGACGTGCGCGGTAGTGGAGAGCGCTCCGCTGCCCATGATGTACCTCGTGAAGAAGGGTGACTACACGGAGATCGAGGTCGCCGAGTTCCCAAACATGATTGTGGAGAAGTGTGGCTGCACCATGGACGATATGATCGTATAA